The Piliocolobus tephrosceles isolate RC106 chromosome 4, ASM277652v3, whole genome shotgun sequence genome contains the following window.
agtttgagaccagcctggccaacatggtgcaagctgtttctactaaaaaaaataaaaattagctgggcatggtggcaggtgcctgtaactccagctacttgggaggttggggcaggagaatcgcttaatccaggaggtagagtttgcagtgagctgagatcatgccactgaagtccatcctgggtgacagagcaagactctgtctcaaaaacattctCAATAATGCCAGTTCTCAGCTCCAGCCAACTTAAACCATCAATGAGCAAAACGAGTTTGACTTGACCACTGGTAAATATTGGAGATGTATTCAGAGTCCTTAGACACCCAATTCTGCAACTTATTCTGTAGTTCCAGGCTTAGAACTCGTCTTGGTTCAAAGCAAATCCCTTTATTTCAAATGCATTACCAAATGAGATCCAACTCAACAATTTATTCTACTATTTTGCAGTGCTCACCCATACTCATACTCCAGTTGAAACAGCCTATTATCTATTTTCTTAAGATACCTTTTCACTTGTTTCCTTGCATCATGCCTTTACACTTTCTGTTCCTTTTATTATGAACTTCTCCTCACTTTCTGTTGCAATGGATTCTTGCccattcttcaaaaaaataaaaataaatcctttttagTGAAAATGGAATGTCCGAGATCTTCCATTACCTGTACAAGTAGGTGGAATTGTGTGGGTTCCATATTCTCAGTGTATTTTCATGACACATATGTAGGCTATATTTCATATAGAATTCTTAGAAATTCTCTTTGAGCATACAAATCCACCCTGACACTAgctaattaacttttttttctccttacagGCAAAGTGATACTGatactataaacattttttttctaaaaatgatacGTTAAAGTTACATgccttcttcttttgagacaggatcatactatgttgcccaagtagGTCTCGAAGTCTTAGGCTCAGAAGTTCTCCCCTGGCTATGGGCCTTTTAAATTCTTGATGTATTTGCATGTTTGAGTGAGAATACACCTTACTCTGCTTACAGCTTTTGTGTTCTGGCCCTGTTGTCTCATACATTTAAATGTGCCTTTTCCTAATATATTGAGGGAGGAATCTATTCTTTTGTTTGGGTtctagtaaaatatattttggtctAATTTTGGATGGATCTCTTACATGGTTTCATGagtgaaaataatttcataaattgCAGAATAAGCCAACAATTTCTGGATCAAGAAAGTTGTAGAACATGACAAAGAAGGGACTTCTATTCCATTGTTGGAAGAGACGGTCTGGAAATCTcccacagaggctgaggcatatTCCCTTACCTATTTTTAATATCCTTGTCAAGGGCAAGAAATACCACTCCAAGGCTCATAATAGTTTAGGTAGGTGAACTTTCCACCCTCGGGTAAAATGTTGaaatatgaatacacacataagcATATACTTTAGGCATACATAACAGGCATTATAGGTAAAACCATTTGATCAGCCTCTACTTTTTCATCTGTCTTGGAAGGAGTCAAACATAATTTAATTTCATGggcatataaaatgtattttattcatatgtatttttacttGTATGTATCAGGATAGGCTATATAGGCTGAAATGACAAACTCCAAAGCACaggaatttgaaatgaaaaaggcCTATTTATCACAGCTATACAGACCAGTGTTGTGGTTCTCTCATCATAGTTACTCAAGGACCCAGGTAGAAGGAGCAGTCACAATTTCAAATAGTAACTTAGAGATCGAAAATTCTCACAATTGCAGATTCCTCTAGGAAGTGACATACTTTACCTCCACtcacaatgtattattttttccctaagcCCACTCAACCATAACCAGACCAGGGAGTGCAGTCCTACTATAGGCCCAGAAAGAAAGGGGGACAAATATTTAGCCAAAGGACTAATGACAACCTCATGGCTTTATTTCTCAAATACATATGTGTTAAAGCTTTATAATAACCACATTCTCATAATTGTTCTTcataatattcaaagaaataaataaactcacCTGAAGTAGGTTGGAATCTCCTTTCGTTTCAAGTAAATCCTGAGTTACCAGAAGAGGCTCGCTTTTCTCACAGCTCTCCTGGCTGATGAGCGTGTCCGCATAGTTGGGCTGGGGGAAAATCAGGTGACTCTTCCGCGAGTCCGCAGTGAGGGAGACCTCGTGGGAATAGGTCTGCAGGAAAGCCCGAACCCCGTCCACGCCCACAAAGTGCGAGCCGGGCATGCTCGCTAAGCCGCCTCCGGAAGCCTGCACCAGACGTGACTTGTGCCAGCGCTGAAGCCTGAGCGCCAGCAGCACGATGACGAAGGCCAGGAAGACGCAGGAGACCGCGGCCACCGCCACCACCAGGTACAGAGTGAGGTCCGAATCGTTGAGTTTGGCGGAGGGCTCGAGGCTGCCCAAATCGGCCAGGATGTCGGGGATCCTGTCTGCCACGGCCACGGTGAGCGTGACAGTGGCGGAGAGAGGGGGCTGGCCGTGGTCCTGGACGGCCACCACGAGGCTCTGCTTGAGCGCATCTCTGTCCAGCAGGGCTCGCGCCGTGCGCACCTCGCCGTTGTGCAGCCCCACCGCGAAGAGTCCTGGCTCGCTGGCCTTGAGCAGGCGGTAGGACAGCCAGGCGTTCTGGCCCGAGTCTCTGTCCACCGCCACCACCTTGGTCACCAGGTAGCCCGGCTCTGCGGAGCGGGGCGCCAACTCCACGCCGGTGGAACCATCTGTGGGGAGGGCGGGGTACAGGATCTCGGGCGCGTTGTCGTTCTGGTCCAGCACGAACAGGTTCAAAGACACGTTGCTGCTGAGTGGAGGGTTCCCGCTGTCGCTGGCTGTCACCAGTAGTTTCAAGTCTCTAAATTGCTCGTAGTCGAAGGATCTCAGTGCGTATAAGACGCCAGTGTTGGAGTTGATGGAGACGTAGGAGGACAGGGGCGCCCCCTGGAGGGTGTCCTCGGTCAATGCATAAGTGATGCGCGCGTTGCTGTTGCTATCTGGGTCCTGGGCGGTCACTGAGAAGATGGAGGCTCCTCTGGGGTTGTTTTCTGGAATGTAGGCGGAGTAGGATAAGTGAGGGAAGGTGGGTGGGTTGTCATTGATGTCAATCACATGCAGGATGATGTGAGTTTCTGTGGACAGTGGCGGGCTTCCCCCATCTGAGGCTCTCAGACTGATGTTATATTCTGACATTTGTTCACGGTCTAGGGATGTGGCCGTCACTAAGCGGTAATATTGGTCTATTGATTTTTCTAACTTAAATGGCAGATTTCCCAGGACAAAAACTGCAACCTGCCCATTCTGCCCAGAATCTCGGTCATGCACATCGATAAGAGCAATTTCTCTTCCAACGGTGCCCTCTTCTGGGACTGAGCCTGTGAGAGACGTGATTGTAATTTCTGGAGCATTGTCATTCACATCCAGAACCGTGAGTAGAATCTTGGCTCTTGAAAGAAGACCTGGTCCATCCTGTGCttcaattttaatttcatagAACATGGCATCCTCATAATCTagattttttaatattgataCTTCTCCACTCACTGAGTTGAGATGGAAAACCTCAGCGATTTTCCCAGGCATTTTATCTAGAATATAAGACACTTGAGCGTTGAATCCCTCATCAGGGTCAGTAGCATTCACCGTGAGCAGACGGGTACCCACAGGCACGTTCTCCCAAACACTTACACGGTACTCAGACTGAGTAAACATTGGTGGGTTGTCATTTGCATCCAGGACTATCACTTGGATGTGCAAGTTGCCAGAGTGGACAGGGTCGCCACCATCAGAGGCAACCAGGACAAGctggtgaatttcttttttctcacgGTCCAGGGCCTGCTCCAGCACCAGCTCTGGATACTTGGCCCCCTCAGAGACGCTATTCACAGCCAGGGAGAAGTAGTCATTAGGGCTAAGCTTGTAGTTCTGCAGGGAGTTCATGCCTACATCTGGGTCAAAAGCAGTTTTAAGTGGAAATCGGGTTCCAGGAACCGTTAGTTCAccaatttttatttccaattccTCTGTTGGGAAATTAGGAGCATTATCATTAAtatctttaatttctatttctacttcaaaaattttcaatttatCCTCAACCaggatgttaaattttaccaGACATAGCGGGATCTGAGAGCAGAGCTCCTCCCGGTCTATCCTCTCCGCAGTGACCAAGCTGCCGCTTCGCGGATTCAGAGAGAAAAGCTGCGTCCTACCTCTGGAGACGATGCGGACTCCGCGCTCAGCCAGCTCCCGGGGCTCTAACCCCAGGTCCTTAGCGATGTTGCCCACGAAGGAACCTTTATCTtgctcctcagacaccgagtagCGGATCTGACCTGATCCTGTTTCACACAGCGTCCCCAGAAGCGCGCACAGCAGGGCCAGTCCTCTGCCATTTCGGAAACTCAGGCATTTGGTCATTTCCTTTTCGGAGAATAGCTTTCTCTGAATTCGGTTCCAGTTTCCCACGAAGGACTCCAATCTTATATTCTCAAGAAACGAAGTATTTTACGGGCCTAATTCACAGGTCAAACCTCTGGTTGACTAAGAGGTGAGATTGGCAGCCGCCTCGGATTTTCTGAGTCTAATTTGCTGGTTCTTTGCATCGCAGGAGCAAGGAAATGGTGGACTAGTTCTCCAGCTGCGTTCTCCTTCTTGAGTGGTCAACAGCGACACTAAGAGGCCTAACCGTTTACTGCATCCTCTCAGACAGACACAGatgattatttttgaattatCCAAGACCTGAAATCCTTCTTGTCAGAGGTAACGGGACTAGTGTTGATTGAACATAATTGAATTGATATATGTTAAACAGTGTGGCCTCAAGTTATCTTTCTTGGGAATCCATGCACTAACCTTAATGCCACCAATATTGCTTCAGACATAGTGGAGTTAACTGTTTTGAACTGTTCAGTTTAAGAAACACACAGTAACAAAGAACTGGCCCTAAGGACCAACACAACTATTAAAAGACATGACCACCACTTGTTCTTCAACCACTGAACCTTGATAATGTGTTTATTGTTATACTTACTACATTTATCAGGGTTATTTGATATCTTTCACCTTTCCCTCTCTATACTTTTAACTCTCTAAGagctgagagaagaaaaagaagaaaagaggcacACAGAAATATCAGCCATGTTTATACACTATATTTCTTTAAGTTTGTTCTTGGTGACCTGATAACTTAGTTTCaatatttgttgttatttaatattcattaaaCAAACACATAATTAGGTGTCAGACAATATGTTTGGGGATTTAAGGTGAGCAATATAGACATAGTCACTTCCTTCACAGAGATTATAAGGATATAAAAGCAAACAGAATTTCAGCGTATTGAGATAATTACCATAGTGGGAAAAGCCAAGGGGGTTAGGTGGGCCTTCAATTGGGCCTTTAAGGTTAGCAAAGGCTTTCCCAGGAACCATGAGAGGAGTGGATCAGTGAAAAGGCCTGGATGTGGGAGAGAACAGCATAACAATGCCTAGATGTGAGAAAGAAATCACAGCCCTTCAGGGTACTGAAAGAAGTTCGCTTTGTTTAAATCTAGACTGTAAGGATGTTTTTTCAAAACCCACAACTGAAACTAGTAGAAATAAGCTTTTATGTTCTAGAATCTCTTTCTCCATAAGTTTCCaagcacagaaatataaatacgTATATTCGTCATTTCAATCATGATGCATGACATATCTATGCATAAGGCATTTATTCTTGTGGAGTTACTACACACACTAAAAATAACTgctttaattattgttttatactTTATCATTCACTTGCAAGTAAAGATATTGTGATATATTATGCCACAGTGAGTTCCAATTTTACTCATAGAGAATTATgtaatagtaaccaaaacaacactttgtctcagaaaagatGCAACATGAAGAATCACGGCAACATGAAGAATCTTTGAGAGATATGGTGTCATTCAATAAAAGGCTCAATTGGTACACgataatttccaaataaaaattaaaaatgatgccATTTACATAGAATATTAGTGTGTTTATTGTTCTCTGTTATTAAATACATAACCAACATACTAAAAGCCAACATAGGAAGAGgaatgggaaaagaaaattgtTCAGAGGGGCACTGGGATTGGGTGAGGGACTGGGAACATTTCTAGCAGCTACTGTGAGTAGAAACCTTGAGAAGAGAGATGTATACAAAAGATGGTTCTGGACAATTGTATGATATGaatcttttgtatcttttctttaaGCAAAACTATATTGaggatatatattattttaaagattaaaaggcAATATGGTTCCCATAtatgagaaagataaaaaaaggagaaacctGTTTATTACTACTCTACAACTTTATTATAGAGCAGATGATAAGTCAGTCACTTCTTCAAGAAGCATATAGCTTAGAGactaatgtgatttttaaaactaagcCAAAATAATATGACATAATTTCTTGAAACACTGTAAGGAATGTATATTTCTAAATTTCCGTATTTTTAACAGGGAAGGGCATGCAAGTTAAGGAAAACAATTTTGCTGCCAAACTGAGAGAAATATATTAAGACTGAATAAGAAAGAATTAGCCAACTAAGGTGTTTCACTGTTCATATACAGATTCAAATATAAAgtaaaagtcatattttaaaagaagaaaggactTGAGTAAACATAAACTccaatctttatatttttaacaaagaagaaattgtTGATCCGGGTGGATGAGATGATTTGCCCAGGGGTGAAGAAGAAAGTGTGAGACACCAGATACCCTAGTTACTTAATGCAGTGCTCTTTGGACAGTCACCTATTAACTCCTGGTTTACATTCATTGCACAACGATTCTCGTGTCTCTTCTTACTCTTACAGCCTGTGAACACTAAGACCTACCAAGAAATAATTCACCAAGACTCACTTCCTAAAACTTGACTCTGCCCTCAAGGAAATATGGGGAACAAAATAGATATAGTAAACAAGTAAGTGAATTACTTCAGCAAACTAGCTTGTACGGATGTTGTGAAAAGATAGATTACCTGAGAAGACgtttcttctctttcatcttcGAGTAGAGATTGAGGTGCTGATAAAAAATCCTTTTTCTCACAGCTCTCCTGGCTGATGAGCGTGTCAGCGTAGTTGGGCTGGGGGAAGATCAGGTGACTCTTCCGCGAGTCCGCAGTGAGGGAGACCTCGTGGGAATAGGTCTGCAGGAAAGCCCGAACCCCATTCACACCCACAAAGTGCGAGCTGGGCATGCCTGTCAAGCTGCCTCCTGAAGCCTGCAGCAGGCGTGACTTGTGCCAGCGCCAAAGCCTGAGCGCCAGCAGCACGATGACAAAGGCCAGGAAGACGCAGGAGACCGCGGCCACCGCCACCACCAGGTACAGAGTGAGGTCCGAATCGTTGGGTTTGGCGGAGGGCTCGAGGCTGCCCAAATCGGCCAGGATGTCGGGGATCCTGTCTGCCACGGCCACGGTAAGCGTAACAGTGGTGGAGAGAGGGGGCTGGCCATGGTCCTGGACGGCCACCACGAGGTTCTGCTTGAGCGAGTCTCTGTCCAGCAGGGCTCGCGCCGTGCGCACCTCGCCGGTGTGCAGCCCCACTGCGAAGAGTCCTGGCTCGCTGGCCTTGAGCAGGTGGTAAGACAGCCAGGCGTTCTGGCCCGAGTCTCTGTCCACCGCCACCACCTTGGTCACCAGGTAGCCCGGCTCTGCGGAGCGGGGCGCCAACTCCACGCCGGTGGAACCATCTGTGGGGAGGGCGGGGTACAGGATCTCGGGCGCGTTGTCGTTCTGGTCCAACACGAACAGGCTTAATGATACATTGCTACTGAGTGGAGGGTTCCCGCTGTCCCGCGCCATCACCCACAGTTGCAAGTCTCGGAACTGCTCGTAATCAAAGGAGCGCAGTGCATAGAGGATTCCAGTGTCGGAGTTGATAGAGATATAAGAGGATAAGGGTGCCCCCTGAACAGtgtcctccatgaaagagtaagTTACATGAGCATTGTCGTTGCTGTCGGGGTCATGGGCCGTCACTGAGAAGACAGAGGCTCCTCTGGGGTTGTTTTCGGGAATGTAGGCGGAGTAGGATGTGCAGGAGAAGGCGGGCGCGTTGTCGTTGATGTCTGCCACCTGGAGTAAAACGTGAGCATCCGTGGACAGGGAGGGATTCCCTCCATCTTTAGCGGTTAGAGTGATGTTGTAAAAGGAAAACTGTTCCCTGTCAAGGGCTCTGGTTGTAACCAGTCGGTAGTAATTGTCCACTGACTTTTCTAACTTAAAGGGAAGATTCTCGGGGAGTGAACAGGTGATGAATGCATTCTGCCCAGAGTCTCTATCATGTACATTAAAAAGCCCAATTATGGTTCCTGGAGGAGAGTCTTCAGAAACTGAGCTAGTAGCAGATGTCATGTAAAATTCTGGGGCATTGTCATTCACGTCCAGAACCGTGATGATAACCTTCGTTCTGGTTAGAAGGCCCGGACCATCCTGAGCTTCAATATCAATTTCATGGAATGTAGCATCCTCATAATCTAGATCTTTTATGATTGTCAGATCTCCAGATGTTGACTTAAGCTCAAATACCTCTGAGGTTTCTCCAGGGCTTTTCTCTAGAAAATATGCCACTTGAGCGTTGTAGCCCTCATCTGCGTCAGTGGCGGTCACCGTGAGTATCCGGGTGTCCACGGGCGTATTCTCCGGAACGCTTATGCGGTACTCGGGCTGTGTAAAAACAGGCGCGTTGTCGTTCACATCCAGGACCTTCACGCAGATGCGGGAGGTGCCAGACAGCACTGGGTCACCCCCATCAGAAGCCACGAGAACGAGGTGGTGAACAGCCTCTTCCTCGCGGTCCAGCGCGCGCTCCAGCACCAGTTCTGGGTACTTGTTCCCATCAACTCCGCTTCGCACGTCCAGGGAGAAGTGATCATTTAGGTTGAGGGCGTACTTCTGAAGGGCGTTCTCACCTACGTCCGCATCATGCGCATTCTTAAGAGGAATCCGGAATCCTGGCGTAGTGGTTTCACTGATTTTCAGCTCCAGTTCCTCTACTCCAAAGCGAGGGGCATTATCGTTAATATCTGTTATTTCCACCTCTACTGAATAAATAGTCAATTTGTCCTCCAGCAGGATGTTAAAATTCAACAGACACGGTGCGCTCTGAGCGCAGAGCTCTTCCCGGTCTATCCTGCTCGCAGTGACCAAGCTGCCGCTTCGCGGGTTCAGAGCAAAGAGCTGGGTCCTACCTCTGGAGACGATGCGGACTCCCCGCTCTGCCAGTGCCAGGGGCTCCAAACCCAAGTCCTTGGCGATGTTGCCTACGAAGGAGCCTCTGTCGATCTCTTCTGGCACAGAATAGCGAATctgcccagccctggcctcccacagGGTCGCCAAAAGGAAGCACAGCAGGACTAGCTTTCTGCAGTGTGGCAACTTTTGCTGAGCCGCCATTTCCTTCCTGTCGCAGTTTTCTCCGAGTCAACTTCCAGCATCCAGTGAGGATTCCAATCTTTATTCCTCAGGCTGTGAGATGACCAGCATTCACAGGACCCAGGTTCCTATGGAGACAAATGGTGGGCTGTCTGACTGAATTTCTTTGGTGCCCTGAAGCTTTCGGGCCAAACCTCCAGCCTCTTGTGCTGTGGGAAGCGTGTTGCTGGATTGGATGGCT
Protein-coding sequences here:
- the LOC111526968 gene encoding protocadherin gamma-A3 isoform X7; protein product: MTKCLSFRNGRGLALLCALLGTLCETGSGQIRYSVSEEQDKGSFVGNIAKDLGLEPRELAERGVRIVSRGRTQLFSLNPRSGSLVTAERIDREELCSQIPLCLVKFNILVEDKLKIFEVEIEIKDINDNAPNFPTEELEIKIGELTVPGTRFPLKTAFDPDVGMNSLQNYKLSPNDYFSLAVNSVSEGAKYPELVLEQALDREKKEIHQLVLVASDGGDPVHSGNLHIQVIVLDANDNPPMFTQSEYRVSVWENVPVGTRLLTVNATDPDEGFNAQVSYILDKMPGKIAEVFHLNSVSGEVSILKNLDYEDAMFYEIKIEAQDGPGLLSRAKILLTVLDVNDNAPEITITSLTGSVPEEGTVGREIALIDVHDRDSGQNGQVAVFVLGNLPFKLEKSIDQYYRLVTATSLDREQMSEYNISLRASDGGSPPLSTETHIILHVIDINDNPPTFPHLSYSAYIPENNPRGASIFSVTAQDPDSNSNARITYALTEDTLQGAPLSSYVSINSNTGVLYALRSFDYEQFRDLKLLVTASDSGNPPLSSNVSLNLFVLDQNDNAPEILYPALPTDGSTGVELAPRSAEPGYLVTKVVAVDRDSGQNAWLSYRLLKASEPGLFAVGLHNGEVRTARALLDRDALKQSLVVAVQDHGQPPLSATVTLTVAVADRIPDILADLGSLEPSAKLNDSDLTLYLVVAVAAVSCVFLAFVIVLLALRLQRWHKSRLVQASGGGLASMPGSHFVGVDGVRAFLQTYSHEVSLTADSRKSHLIFPQPNYADTLISQESCEKSEPLLVTQDLLETKGDSNLLQQAPPNTDWRFSQAQRPGTSGSQNGDDTGTWPNNQFDTEMLQAMILASASEAADGSSTLGGGAGTMGLSARYGPQFTLQHVPDYRQNVYIPGSNATLTNAAGKRDGKAPAGGNGNKKKSGKKEKK
- the LOC111526968 gene encoding protocadherin gamma-A2 isoform X8 — its product is MAAQQKLPHCRKLVLLCFLLATLWEARAGQIRYSVPEEIDRGSFVGNIAKDLGLEPLALAERGVRIVSRGRTQLFALNPRSGSLVTASRIDREELCAQSAPCLLNFNILLEDKLTIYSVEVEITDINDNAPRFGVEELELKISETTTPGFRIPLKNAHDADVGENALQKYALNLNDHFSLDVRSGVDGNKYPELVLERALDREEEAVHHLVLVASDGGDPVLSGTSRICVKVLDVNDNAPVFTQPEYRISVPENTPVDTRILTVTATDADEGYNAQVAYFLEKSPGETSEVFELKSTSGDLTIIKDLDYEDATFHEIDIEAQDGPGLLTRTKVIITVLDVNDNAPEFYMTSATSSVSEDSPPGTIIGLFNVHDRDSGQNAFITCSLPENLPFKLEKSVDNYYRLVTTRALDREQFSFYNITLTAKDGGNPSLSTDAHVLLQVADINDNAPAFSCTSYSAYIPENNPRGASVFSVTAHDPDSNDNAHVTYSFMEDTVQGAPLSSYISINSDTGILYALRSFDYEQFRDLQLWVMARDSGNPPLSSNVSLSLFVLDQNDNAPEILYPALPTDGSTGVELAPRSAEPGYLVTKVVAVDRDSGQNAWLSYHLLKASEPGLFAVGLHTGEVRTARALLDRDSLKQNLVVAVQDHGQPPLSTTVTLTVAVADRIPDILADLGSLEPSAKPNDSDLTLYLVVAVAAVSCVFLAFVIVLLALRLWRWHKSRLLQASGGSLTGMPSSHFVGVNGVRAFLQTYSHEVSLTADSRKSHLIFPQPNYADTLISQESCEKKDFLSAPQSLLEDEREETSSQQAPPNTDWRFSQAQRPGTSGSQNGDDTGTWPNNQFDTEMLQAMILASASEAADGSSTLGGGAGTMGLSARYGPQFTLQHVPDYRQNVYIPGSNATLTNAAGKRDGKAPAGGNGNKKKSGKKEKK